The genomic stretch TTAGCCTTCCTAAATGATCTAACAATTTATTAATGCACTAGACATGTTCTAAGTAAGAATGATGATAACAATATTATATTTAGTTATGTGAGAAGAAGGAACATTACCTCTGCTTATAAGCTCTTGTGCTCGTTCTGCTCAAAACATATCGGGGAAGCTAAATTAATGACAGGTAATCTATAAGTTAACTTATATAGTTACCTGTCATTAATTCATTTAAAAAACTTTCTTTATTTAATTATATTTGCGACAAAAATCATTGATAATTAGGTATTGACACATAAATTTCATGAATATATAATAGCAATAACAAATTGGTAACGTTACCGATATCGTTACCAGAACTTTGAGGGAGGTGCAATTTCAATTTAGAAACGTGTATCCATATGAAACAGGAAAATATATCGATAAAATGTAAGCGTTTTATCAATGTGCACATCTCTTCTGATACTCCCACTCCTTACGTCTTAACACTCATAATTTCCTCAAATGAAAAACTCGCTTAGGAACGAACATAAGATTAAATCATTGCCTGATGAATTATAAAAAGGGGTGACATGATTGTCTGAACAGTTCGATTTACAAGCAGCACGAGTTCTCAAGTTAATTGACAATGATAATAAACAAGGCACTGACCAACCTCCCAAAAGATTCCGCATGTGTATCGATCAAGCTGAACACGATTCAAATACCGCAGGACTGCATGAGTTACGAGCGTCAGCAAGCGGACAATTCTCTTTAAACGGTTTGAAATATATGAAGTCTGTAATTCCGAGCGATACCTTTACCGTCGTGGACCTAAGACAGGAATGTCATGGTTTCGTAAATGGAATGGCGATTAGTTGGTACGGCCCCTATAATGATTCGAATCGAGAACTGTCGCCTCAAGCAGTGATAGAACTCGAACAACAAAACTTAAATGAACTCAAGAAGGCAGATACGGTTGAGTTCGATTATTTAGAAGGCAAATCTTTTCAACTAGAAATTCCTCTAACAGCTCCTTTGCAAGTGTATTCCGAAGCAGAACTTACCTCCTTAGAAGATATTGGATATATTCGTTTTTGCGTAACAGATCACCATAGACCACCGGATGTGATAGTAGATGAGTTTATTTCTTTTGTGAAAGCGCTATCTCCTAGCGAATGGCTTCACTTTCACTGCCGCGGTGGTGTAGGTAGAGCCACCTCATTTATCTTAATGTATGACATGATCCGGAATGCTCATCAAGTAAGCTTAGAAGATATACTGCAGCGTCAGCAAAAGATTGGTGGCAGAGATATGTATCGCTTAAATCCGGAGCAAGGAGAACATATTCGTAAAGCTGCGCTGGACAGATTAGACTTTATTCATACATTTTATGACTATTGTGCGAGTAGGCAAGGAGACTATGAAATGTCTTGGCAGGATTGGCTGCAAACTCAGCAAGCTTCCAACTAGCGACTTATTGAATTGATATGAACCTTAGGGAGGTTATACATGAAATGAGTAACAGAAAATGGCTGAAAATGTTCATCCTTTCGGTGTCTATGGTAACGGTATTAGCTGGTTGCGGAGAAGCTGAATCAACCAAAGTAGGTGCGAGTGCGAACTGGGCAGCTGAACAAGGACTTGATAAAACAGAAACGGTCGATGAGTTGTATGCCAAAGCGAAAGAGGAAGGCAAGGTCGTTATTTATTCACAATCAAGCCGGATTAAAGATGTTAAAGCATCCTTCGAAGCAGAATATCCCGGCGTGACACTTGAAGCATTTGATATGAGTACGAATGAAATCGTTGAGAAGCTTGTACGTGAGTACGAATCGAAAGTATTTAACGCAGATGTGGTATATGTCAAAGATACGCTCGGAGTCGTATCCTCTGATCTTGTTGAGCGAGGGATTTTACACGGCTACAAGCCAGCG from Paenibacillus polygoni encodes the following:
- a CDS encoding protein-tyrosine phosphatase family protein, with amino-acid sequence MSEQFDLQAARVLKLIDNDNKQGTDQPPKRFRMCIDQAEHDSNTAGLHELRASASGQFSLNGLKYMKSVIPSDTFTVVDLRQECHGFVNGMAISWYGPYNDSNRELSPQAVIELEQQNLNELKKADTVEFDYLEGKSFQLEIPLTAPLQVYSEAELTSLEDIGYIRFCVTDHHRPPDVIVDEFISFVKALSPSEWLHFHCRGGVGRATSFILMYDMIRNAHQVSLEDILQRQQKIGGRDMYRLNPEQGEHIRKAALDRLDFIHTFYDYCASRQGDYEMSWQDWLQTQQASN